The following is a genomic window from Desulfomonilia bacterium.
ATCAGATTGTTGCCTATATTTATTCCCAGGAGAAAATAACGGCAGACGCGGTTATAGGCGGATTCTGCGCTTATATGCTGATCGGTGTATTATGCGGCATTCTCTATATGAATATCGAAACGATAAATCCTGGTTCTTTCGATTTCGGTCCTCATGCCACAATCAGTGAATTCGGAAGAAACAGTTCCCTCCTAAACTATTACAGCTTCTCAGCTCTTCTTACCATAGGAATGGGAGATATCATTCCCATCTCACCTACGGCAAGGGCGCTCACAATAATTGAAGGTCTTTTAGGGCAGTTCTATATAGTATTTTTCATATCATCGCTCGTCGGTATGTTCATTTCACAAAGGAAGGTCCGGAAAGAATGGCCTGACGATGAGGAGTGAAGCTATTACACAATCCGGCAAAAGTGTCTGAATAATGAAATCAGACAATATAGCCAGCTTTTTTTATCGACATGGCTGATCGGCTTCAAGTCGATTTTATTTGCATGCTCAGGGGTTTTTCCAAATGGTTGACTTCCAGGAGCATGGTGTCCGAAAAAATATCATGAGTATTTCCATCCGCCGCAACACGACCGTCATTTATGACTATTGTTCTTTCGCAGACATCAAGCACGAGATCGAGGTCGTGAGTCGCTATTATCTTCGTATGATGAAAGGACTTGAGCCAGTCGATGAGCTGCCTTCTCGATTTGGGGTCGAGCCCGCTGCTGGGTTCGTCAAGGAGCAGTATGTCGGGCGTCATGGAAAGGACTGTTGCGATTGCCACCGCCTTTTTCTGCCCTCCCGAAAGCCTGTACGGCGGCCTGTTCTTCAGGTGTATTGCATCAACCATTGCAAGTGCTGTTTCCACCCGGTTTTTTACTTCTTCAATGGGAATGCCCATATTGAGCGGACCGAAAGCTACATCGTCATAAACAGTAGGCATGAAAAGCTGGTCGTCGGGGTCCTGAAAAATCGTGCCGACCCTTTTACGCACATCTTTGACTGTTTTATCAGTAAGCGGAAAATCGCCGATCCTGACAAAACCCGATGACGGAGTAAGGCAGCCGTTTAAAAGCAGAAGCATCGTTGACTTGCCTGCACCATTAGCTCCCACAATGCCAACGCTTTCCCCGTGGATTATTTTGAAATTTATACCGTCAAGGGCCTTTGTGCCGTCCGGGTATGTGTATTCAAGGCTGACAGCTTCAACAATATGATGGCTCATGATACTGTCCTTATTATCAGATGGCCAAGGGCCTGCGGCAGGTTATAAGTTCTGCACAGAAAGAAGAACACGCACCAGAATATCATGTATGAATAGTCAGCAGGTCTCATTCTCATTGTTTTCATTATTCTAACCTCGCCGTCGAAACCTCTTGAAATCATTGCGTTGTGGATTCGCTCCGCCCTGTTCATTGACCTTAACAGAAGTTGACCGACAAGGGAGCCGGTAATTTTTATGTCAGGGTAAGTGCGGAATGACCTGAGACTGTATGCGCGGATCATTCTTAATGCTTCATCGAACAGCACATATATATACCGGTACATGAACAGAAGCTGAACCGCAAAGACCCTCGGGATCTTGAGCCTGATGAGACCGGCACACATGGTCTCGAATCCGGTTGTAGCAACCAGTGTAAGAGCGGTTCCAACTGTCAGGATAAACTTAATCAATATCGATATGAATGAAATTGTACCGCCTGAGATGTCCAGGCTGCCGATACTCATTACAGTCTGACGGTCAATAAAGGGGTTTGCAATACCTATGGCGATGGCGAATGGCGACACTGCAACGATTTTCAGGCCCATGTTCTTTAAGGGTACCCTTCCCAGAGACATTGTGGCAACCGGATATATGATCAACGGCAGCAGACCTGAAAGTTCATACTTCGGAAAAGAAACGGTAATGAAAATAAAAAAAACGGTCACCAGAATCTTTGAACGCGGATCAACCCTGTGAACGGGTGTGTCCTGGAGGGACAGCAGGTTAAGGCTGCCGATAGAGTTCAGTGCTTTTTCAATACCTGCCAAAAATATTCTCCGTGATATCCAAACAGCCGATTTAAATCATCCGGGGGAAAGGAAGA
Proteins encoded in this region:
- a CDS encoding ABC transporter ATP-binding protein is translated as MSHHIVEAVSLEYTYPDGTKALDGINFKIIHGESVGIVGANGAGKSTMLLLLNGCLTPSSGFVRIGDFPLTDKTVKDVRKRVGTIFQDPDDQLFMPTVYDDVAFGPLNMGIPIEEVKNRVETALAMVDAIHLKNRPPYRLSGGQKKAVAIATVLSMTPDILLLDEPSSGLDPKSRRQLIDWLKSFHHTKIIATHDLDLVLDVCERTIVINDGRVAADGNTHDIFSDTMLLEVNHLEKPLSMQIKST
- the cbiQ gene encoding cobalt ECF transporter T component CbiQ, which produces MAGIEKALNSIGSLNLLSLQDTPVHRVDPRSKILVTVFFIFITVSFPKYELSGLLPLIIYPVATMSLGRVPLKNMGLKIVAVSPFAIAIGIANPFIDRQTVMSIGSLDISGGTISFISILIKFILTVGTALTLVATTGFETMCAGLIRLKIPRVFAVQLLFMYRYIYVLFDEALRMIRAYSLRSFRTYPDIKITGSLVGQLLLRSMNRAERIHNAMISRGFDGEVRIMKTMRMRPADYSYMIFWCVFFFLCRTYNLPQALGHLIIRTVS
- a CDS encoding potassium channel family protein is translated as MGENKQLRETRFLFIWLFIFILLNMLIEPFMQDNLPVRMLNDVALIIVLGIAVFILKKRFIGTILFILTVLSTASTYLLLSKTALVITCITSSCFLCMVIYQIVAYIYSQEKITADAVIGGFCAYMLIGVLCGILYMNIETINPGSFDFGPHATISEFGRNSSLLNYYSFSALLTIGMGDIIPISPTARALTIIEGLLGQFYIVFFISSLVGMFISQRKVRKEWPDDEE